The Acidicapsa ligni genome contains a region encoding:
- a CDS encoding TolC family protein, translating to MKSLFLIPTLCFCLCLCAQSRAQNAAPGLQQNATSITRSEAEHQALKNNPRITASRLLALASGQVTREVQSAELPQISGSMTAVKAEDASRIGAGTLNSSRLYTHAGVGGTLTQLITDFGHTHNLVTNAKLLAKAQEQTALATEQDVLLATDQVFYRLLNAQSLLEVAKAAVAARGNVQDLTQALTKSALKSELDLNVASADYSQAQLLQLDAENAVASASADLAAILNAPANSDFKAVEPSNQTPQPPPENAASVISEAQQQRPDLRALNLDTQAAHKLVTAQKEQRLPTISATAIGGITPVRPDGIFGENWYAAAGVNLSLPLFTGFRISAQTEEARLREKASQQQAQDLSNTIERDVKIAVLATQTAYQRIDVTEKFRTQAAQALGLAKTRYKLGLSSIVELSQAQLQSTQANVAAVNARYDYLLALRTLDYARGNLTP from the coding sequence ATGAAGAGCCTGTTCCTGATACCCACTCTATGTTTCTGTCTATGTTTATGTGCGCAATCCAGGGCGCAAAATGCTGCGCCAGGGCTGCAACAGAATGCCACCTCCATCACACGGTCAGAGGCCGAGCATCAGGCTCTGAAGAACAATCCACGCATTACAGCGAGCCGCCTGCTCGCTCTCGCATCGGGCCAAGTCACCCGCGAAGTACAATCGGCCGAGTTGCCGCAAATCAGCGGCAGCATGACAGCCGTGAAAGCGGAAGACGCAAGCCGTATCGGTGCGGGCACGCTTAACTCATCGCGCTTATACACCCATGCCGGGGTCGGTGGAACTCTGACGCAGCTCATAACCGATTTCGGTCATACGCATAACCTCGTCACCAATGCGAAGCTGCTTGCCAAGGCGCAGGAACAAACTGCTCTTGCGACAGAACAGGATGTGCTGCTCGCTACAGACCAGGTTTTCTATCGCTTGCTGAATGCCCAATCCCTGTTAGAGGTAGCGAAGGCAGCAGTTGCTGCTCGCGGCAACGTGCAGGATCTAACTCAGGCGTTAACGAAGAGCGCATTGAAAAGCGAACTTGATCTCAATGTGGCATCTGCGGATTATTCTCAGGCCCAACTGCTTCAGTTGGATGCAGAAAACGCGGTCGCTTCGGCGAGCGCAGATCTTGCGGCTATTCTGAACGCGCCGGCAAACAGTGACTTCAAGGCTGTCGAGCCCAGCAATCAAACACCCCAGCCTCCACCTGAGAATGCAGCATCAGTCATATCTGAGGCGCAGCAGCAGCGCCCTGACCTGCGTGCTCTGAATCTCGACACGCAGGCCGCTCACAAACTAGTCACCGCACAAAAGGAGCAGCGTCTCCCGACGATCTCCGCAACCGCTATCGGAGGAATCACGCCGGTACGTCCTGATGGAATTTTCGGAGAAAACTGGTACGCCGCTGCTGGAGTAAACCTTAGCCTGCCGCTTTTCACCGGCTTCCGTATCTCAGCGCAGACAGAAGAAGCCCGCCTGCGAGAGAAGGCCTCGCAGCAGCAAGCACAAGATCTCTCGAACACGATTGAGCGGGATGTGAAAATTGCTGTACTCGCAACACAAACCGCCTACCAGCGCATTGACGTGACAGAGAAGTTCCGCACCCAGGCTGCGCAGGCTCTAGGCCTTGCAAAGACCCGTTACAAGTTGGGATTGAGCTCAATCGTGGAACTCAGCCAGGCGCAGCTTCAGAGCACACAGGCAAATGTCGCAGCCGTCAACGCACGATACGATTACCTGCTGGCGCTTCGAACGCTGGATTATGCACGCGGAAACCTCACTCCCTAG
- a CDS encoding ABC transporter permease has translation MSRVLDSWRKLFHRAHKDAELSEEMNSFLAEETAENEARGLSPDEARRQAHLKLGSPRRVREDVWQQNSFAFLDGLWRDVRYAVRTLSRSLGFTLMAVFVVALGIGANVALFTVVRSVLINPLPYRDPGKLYTIYQRGPKAAASPDKEHFMPVDAGSAQEWRENVGSAADLALICPWRQYNVSGQSGQMPEQVDAAWVSANFFPTLGVQPILGRPFTESDDSPSANATVILSNGFWKRRYASDPGIIGRQIILDARPYTVVGVLPASFVYAGSLTGNTNQVWVPVMHEIPQELLHIYNDHEFVVIARLHQGVTLNALLDQLGALQAQIKIRHPQGGVHEGASGRSMLDDSVQDYRKSLYVLLGATCCVLLIACLNVASLLVARQAAREREHAIRAALGGSALRLLRERLTESLMISLSGGILGLGLAWLAVAWFTGARQDMNRIEAVHIDGMVFALAAGLILLCALFSGLVSAWSGRSRAIMGVLQQASRSQNSGGAKAGLRRILLVLEVGLTVVLLTGAGLLLKSYQHLLKVDLGVPIANTLTLGISLPDGRYKAALQQVQFFEQLIERVRSVPGVSAAGLVTAAPGQGWGADRMMSVVEHPPLAKGEGYDIMARGADPGYFAAIGLPLIRGRLFTADERLTRDHVVLISERTAKLLFPGEDPIGRHLRSELGGDIYEVVGVVGDTRYEVSIPMQATLYWPIYGNESSAATIVVKSSTDVNTLAMPIQRLVASMDPDLPVANVMTLQETIARSTVASQFSSVLIVAFALIALLLSAAGLYGVLAYLVTQRTSEIGIRIALGAQREKVLRQMLLDGLRPALLGLALGLAGSVAVVRQIQSMLYETEPLDPAVFAVVAVTLLLVAGFACLIPAWRASRLDPMRALRSE, from the coding sequence TTGAGCCGAGTCCTTGATAGCTGGCGTAAGCTCTTTCATCGCGCTCACAAAGACGCCGAGCTAAGCGAAGAAATGAATTCCTTCCTGGCGGAAGAAACAGCCGAGAACGAGGCGCGGGGCCTGTCTCCCGATGAGGCACGCAGGCAGGCACATCTCAAGCTCGGCAGCCCCAGGCGGGTCCGAGAAGACGTGTGGCAGCAGAACTCCTTCGCTTTTCTGGATGGCCTCTGGCGCGACGTTCGCTATGCCGTGAGAACGCTATCGCGATCACTGGGATTTACGCTGATGGCGGTTTTCGTCGTCGCGCTGGGTATCGGTGCGAATGTAGCTTTGTTTACCGTGGTGCGAAGCGTTCTGATCAATCCGCTGCCCTATCGCGATCCCGGCAAGCTCTACACAATCTACCAACGCGGCCCAAAAGCCGCAGCCTCACCGGATAAGGAACACTTCATGCCGGTCGACGCCGGCAGTGCGCAGGAGTGGCGTGAGAATGTTGGCTCTGCCGCCGATCTGGCCCTCATCTGCCCGTGGCGGCAGTACAACGTCTCCGGCCAATCGGGACAGATGCCGGAGCAGGTGGATGCCGCGTGGGTCTCGGCTAATTTCTTTCCAACGCTGGGCGTGCAGCCAATCCTGGGACGGCCTTTCACGGAATCCGATGACAGCCCATCTGCCAATGCAACCGTAATCCTCTCCAACGGATTTTGGAAACGCCGCTACGCCAGCGACCCCGGCATCATCGGGCGTCAGATCATCCTCGACGCTCGCCCATATACGGTAGTCGGAGTGCTGCCAGCAAGCTTCGTCTATGCCGGTTCGCTTACCGGAAACACCAACCAGGTATGGGTTCCGGTGATGCACGAAATTCCGCAGGAGCTGCTGCATATCTATAACGATCACGAGTTCGTGGTGATCGCACGACTGCACCAGGGCGTAACGCTCAATGCATTGCTCGATCAATTAGGCGCCCTTCAAGCGCAAATCAAAATCCGCCATCCGCAAGGGGGAGTACACGAAGGAGCGAGCGGACGTTCGATGCTTGACGACTCTGTCCAAGACTACCGGAAGTCGCTCTACGTCCTGCTCGGGGCCACTTGCTGTGTCCTGCTGATCGCCTGCCTCAACGTCGCCAGCCTGCTCGTAGCGCGACAGGCAGCCCGTGAACGCGAACACGCGATCCGCGCCGCGTTAGGAGGCAGCGCTTTGCGTCTGCTCCGCGAACGCCTGACCGAAAGCCTGATGATCTCCCTTTCGGGCGGCATTCTCGGTCTTGGTCTGGCGTGGCTCGCAGTAGCCTGGTTCACCGGCGCCCGTCAGGATATGAACCGCATCGAAGCAGTCCACATCGACGGCATGGTCTTCGCTCTTGCCGCTGGCCTGATCCTGCTCTGCGCTCTATTCTCCGGACTGGTTTCCGCATGGAGCGGCAGAAGCCGCGCAATTATGGGCGTACTCCAGCAGGCCTCGCGTTCACAAAACTCAGGTGGTGCGAAAGCCGGTCTGCGCCGCATTTTGCTCGTACTCGAAGTAGGCCTGACCGTAGTGCTTCTAACCGGAGCCGGTCTGCTGCTGAAAAGCTACCAGCACCTGCTCAAAGTCGACCTTGGAGTACCCATCGCCAACACCCTGACCCTCGGCATCAGCCTGCCCGACGGCCGCTATAAGGCAGCATTGCAGCAGGTACAATTCTTCGAGCAGCTTATCGAACGAGTACGCTCTGTTCCCGGCGTCAGCGCAGCCGGACTGGTGACAGCGGCTCCGGGCCAGGGCTGGGGCGCAGATCGTATGATGTCCGTCGTCGAGCATCCTCCACTGGCCAAAGGGGAGGGTTACGACATCATGGCTCGCGGAGCCGACCCCGGCTACTTCGCCGCTATCGGGCTGCCGCTCATACGCGGCCGCCTCTTCACTGCGGATGAGCGTCTGACCCGGGACCACGTCGTCCTGATCAGCGAGAGGACAGCAAAGCTGCTCTTTCCCGGTGAAGACCCAATCGGCAGGCATCTGCGCTCAGAGCTGGGCGGTGACATATATGAAGTGGTAGGTGTTGTAGGCGACACACGCTATGAAGTCTCGATACCGATGCAGGCCACGCTTTACTGGCCAATCTATGGCAACGAGTCTTCAGCAGCAACCATCGTGGTCAAGTCGAGCACAGACGTCAATACTCTGGCAATGCCAATTCAGAGACTTGTCGCTTCGATGGACCCTGACCTGCCCGTCGCGAACGTGATGACGCTCCAGGAAACCATCGCAAGGTCGACCGTAGCTTCACAATTTTCCTCGGTACTGATCGTTGCCTTCGCCCTGATTGCCCTGCTGCTTTCGGCGGCAGGGCTCTACGGAGTTCTGGCCTACCTCGTCACGCAGCGAACCAGCGAAATCGGTATCCGCATAGCCTTGGGAGCGCAGCGCGAGAAGGTGTTGCGCCAGATGCTACTGGACGGCCTGCGTCCTGCTCTGCTGGGGTTGGCGCTTGGGCTCGCAGGGAGTGTTGCGGTGGTGCGGCAGATTCAATCCATGCTCTACGAGACCGAGCCACTCGACCCGGCGGTCTTTGCGGTGGTTGCCGTAACGTTGCTACTGGTTGCTGGCTTTGCGTGCCTGATTCCTGCGTGGCGAGCTTCGCGGCTCGATCCGATGCGGGCACTGCGATCCGAATAA
- a CDS encoding efflux RND transporter permease subunit has product MSSFAIRYPFFILMACMIIVVVGVAGVMGMPVDLFPKVNIPVVVVATFYSGMPPQQIESDITDSDERFFTLGSNIDHIESRSMSGVSLIKIYFQPGTDPNAAVSNISNLAMANLRRLPPGTLPPVVLSFDAANLPVCLITLKGAGMNETQLKDLAQFTVRNQVANVPGASVPQPYGGRYRQIMVYVDPLKLQAAQMSVMDVVHAVNESNLILPAGDVRIGPKDYNIYANSQVSTPNDVNSIPLRTVGNSSILVGDIGHAVDGGQLQTNIVRVDGQHSVYIPVLKQGGNSNTITIVDGIRSGVKHLLDIPSQLKTDVVFDQSVFVKTAIKNVISEGAIGLCLTGIMILLFLGNFRATLAVMLSIPISCLATFLLLDAFNSSINTMVLGGMALALSRLIDNSVVVLENIFRHFEMGSNNVEASETGGKEVQLAVLAATCSTAIVFFPVVLLTGVSKYLFSALALAVVIALFCSYFVAMTVVPLFCSRFIKHTGHGAAHQAAEHDDPVPEHMRGGHGHMSFFAKIVFYFNKAFGWLQEKYDTAIHYCLGRPGKVIVAFAIFVVISFALFPFLGQAYFPKTDAGQFVISVKAPSGTRIELTDQYIARVEQVVRQVVAPRDLNMIVSNIGVTPDLSAIYTSNSGMHTAFVQVSLHEEHSISSEAYMSRVRAKLASELPEVQTYFQSGGLVDSIVNQGMPAPFDIQVSTNNMEGGYAIAQQLAHQFKALPGISDVLIPQDVDYPGLSLNIDRQRASLEGLTPKTVVDNVITAMTSNAMVAPSYWIDPKTGNNYMLTVQYPETQVQTLEDLKQIPLRSADGKTTTPLETVASIKPINTPTEVDHYQLRRVFDIYVMPRQEDLTATSKRIQQVLNGTHPPHGTVLNIRGSINSMHSSFQSFGIGLILSIILVFLILMAQFASFVDPFIILLAIPPGISGVILFLLTTHTTLNIMSLMGVLMMTGIVVSDSILIVEFVGQLRKSGERLEDAIVTACKVRLRPILMTTLATVLGLIPMALALEAGSEQYAPLARAILGGLTVSGIVTVFLVPCAYLLIHRRLEASHPQAEVHA; this is encoded by the coding sequence ATGTCCTCCTTTGCCATCCGATATCCCTTCTTCATCCTCATGGCATGCATGATCATCGTTGTCGTCGGCGTTGCCGGCGTGATGGGCATGCCGGTAGACCTCTTTCCAAAGGTCAACATTCCCGTTGTTGTTGTTGCCACCTTTTACTCCGGCATGCCGCCGCAGCAGATCGAATCCGATATCACTGACAGCGATGAGCGCTTCTTCACACTCGGGAGCAACATCGACCACATCGAATCCAGATCGATGTCCGGCGTCAGCCTTATCAAGATCTACTTTCAGCCCGGCACCGATCCCAATGCAGCCGTCAGCAACATCTCTAACCTTGCGATGGCGAACCTTCGCCGTCTGCCCCCGGGCACGCTTCCACCTGTCGTTCTCAGCTTTGATGCTGCGAATCTGCCGGTATGCCTGATCACGCTGAAGGGCGCAGGCATGAACGAGACGCAGCTCAAAGATCTTGCCCAGTTCACCGTACGCAACCAGGTGGCAAACGTCCCAGGCGCGTCCGTGCCGCAGCCCTATGGCGGCCGCTATCGCCAGATCATGGTGTACGTGGACCCGCTAAAACTGCAGGCCGCGCAAATGAGCGTGATGGATGTAGTGCATGCCGTCAATGAGTCGAACCTCATCCTTCCCGCAGGCGACGTTCGCATTGGTCCCAAGGATTACAACATCTATGCGAACAGCCAGGTGTCTACGCCAAACGATGTGAATAGCATTCCGCTCCGCACTGTCGGCAACTCGTCGATCCTTGTTGGAGATATCGGCCATGCAGTCGATGGCGGCCAGTTGCAGACCAACATCGTGCGTGTCGACGGACAGCATTCTGTTTATATTCCTGTTCTCAAACAGGGCGGCAACTCAAACACCATCACCATCGTGGATGGCATCCGTAGTGGCGTCAAGCACCTGCTCGATATTCCTTCGCAGCTCAAGACGGATGTTGTCTTTGATCAGTCTGTCTTCGTGAAGACTGCTATCAAAAACGTCATCAGTGAAGGTGCGATCGGGCTCTGCCTGACCGGCATCATGATCCTGCTCTTCCTGGGAAATTTCCGGGCAACACTAGCCGTGATGCTGTCGATCCCGATCTCCTGCCTCGCAACATTTCTTCTGTTGGATGCCTTTAATAGTTCCATCAACACGATGGTTCTCGGAGGCATGGCACTCGCGCTCTCGCGCCTGATCGACAACTCAGTCGTAGTGCTCGAAAACATCTTCCGTCACTTTGAGATGGGATCGAACAACGTCGAAGCTTCAGAAACCGGCGGTAAAGAGGTGCAGCTTGCCGTGCTCGCCGCTACATGCAGCACAGCAATTGTCTTCTTCCCGGTTGTGCTGCTGACCGGCGTCAGCAAATACCTCTTCTCGGCGCTTGCCCTTGCAGTGGTCATCGCGCTCTTCTGTTCCTACTTCGTTGCAATGACAGTTGTGCCTCTCTTCTGTTCGCGCTTTATCAAGCACACAGGACACGGCGCAGCCCACCAGGCCGCAGAGCATGACGATCCGGTTCCTGAACACATGCGTGGAGGCCACGGCCACATGAGCTTCTTCGCAAAGATCGTCTTCTATTTCAACAAGGCCTTTGGCTGGCTGCAGGAGAAATACGATACCGCGATTCACTACTGCCTTGGCCGTCCCGGCAAGGTCATCGTAGCCTTTGCGATCTTTGTCGTTATCAGCTTTGCACTCTTTCCATTCCTTGGTCAGGCTTACTTCCCAAAGACAGACGCAGGCCAGTTTGTCATCAGCGTGAAAGCCCCGTCCGGCACGCGTATCGAGTTGACGGACCAGTACATCGCGCGCGTGGAACAAGTCGTTCGCCAGGTAGTAGCACCGAGAGATCTGAACATGATCGTCTCGAATATAGGCGTCACGCCGGATCTCTCCGCTATCTACACATCGAACTCCGGCATGCACACAGCTTTCGTGCAGGTAAGCCTGCATGAAGAACACAGCATCAGCAGCGAAGCCTACATGAGCCGCGTACGCGCGAAGCTTGCCAGCGAACTACCCGAGGTTCAGACCTACTTCCAATCCGGCGGTCTCGTAGACTCCATCGTCAACCAGGGCATGCCCGCGCCATTTGACATACAGGTCAGCACAAACAACATGGAAGGCGGATACGCCATCGCGCAGCAACTCGCCCACCAGTTCAAAGCGCTTCCCGGAATAAGCGATGTTCTGATTCCTCAGGACGTGGATTATCCCGGGCTATCTTTGAATATCGATCGTCAGCGAGCCAGCCTCGAAGGCCTGACGCCGAAAACAGTCGTTGACAACGTGATTACCGCGATGACCTCGAACGCTATGGTCGCGCCCAGTTACTGGATCGATCCAAAGACTGGCAACAACTACATGCTCACGGTTCAGTACCCGGAAACACAGGTGCAGACACTCGAAGACCTCAAGCAAATCCCCTTGCGATCTGCGGACGGTAAGACAACGACACCGCTTGAAACAGTGGCCTCGATCAAGCCGATCAATACGCCAACCGAAGTGGATCACTACCAGCTTAGGCGTGTCTTCGACATCTATGTCATGCCCAGACAAGAGGACTTAACAGCAACGAGCAAGCGGATACAGCAGGTGCTGAATGGCACGCACCCGCCACACGGCACAGTGCTCAACATACGCGGATCGATCAACAGTATGCATTCTTCCTTTCAGTCGTTCGGCATCGGCCTGATCCTCTCGATCATTCTTGTGTTTCTGATCCTGATGGCTCAGTTCGCTTCCTTTGTCGACCCCTTCATCATCCTGCTTGCCATTCCACCGGGTATATCGGGCGTCATCCTGTTCTTGCTCACGACACACACAACACTCAACATCATGAGCTTGATGGGTGTGTTGATGATGACCGGCATCGTGGTCTCGGACAGCATTCTGATCGTCGAGTTTGTGGGGCAGCTCCGCAAATCAGGAGAGCGCCTCGAAGACGCAATCGTTACTGCCTGCAAGGTTCGCCTCCGCCCGATCCTGATGACAACACTCGCCACCGTTCTCGGCCTGATCCCGATGGCGCTGGCATTGGAAGCAGGCAGCGAGCAATACGCTCCGCTGGCACGAGCAATTCTCGGGGGACTCACCGTCTCCGGCATTGTGACTGTCTTCCTCGTACCCTGTGCGTACCTGCTGATTCACCGCCGTCTCGAAGCTAGCCATCCGCAAGCGGAGGTGCATGCATGA
- a CDS encoding PadR family transcriptional regulator, with protein sequence MLKGTLDMMVLRTLVTGDAHGHTIAKVIERTSEDVLEVEQGSLYPALHRLEDRGWVSSYWGTSENNRKAKFYKLTDFGRKQLVNETNRWRKMARAIAMVMGENVLTHDELPQGGKL encoded by the coding sequence ATGTTGAAGGGCACTCTGGACATGATGGTGTTGCGAACGCTGGTGACTGGCGATGCGCATGGGCACACGATCGCCAAGGTGATTGAGCGGACGTCCGAAGATGTGCTGGAGGTCGAGCAGGGGTCGCTCTATCCGGCACTGCACCGGCTTGAGGATCGCGGCTGGGTCTCGTCGTATTGGGGGACTAGCGAGAACAACCGCAAGGCGAAGTTTTACAAGCTCACCGATTTTGGCCGTAAGCAATTGGTGAACGAGACCAATCGCTGGAGAAAAATGGCGCGGGCGATTGCGATGGTGATGGGCGAGAATGTGCTTACTCATGACGAGCTACCCCAGGGAGGCAAGCTTTGA
- a CDS encoding efflux RND transporter periplasmic adaptor subunit, protein MRNRRVLAFVSVAVVAIALLALVLHRHKKEPAAAERGSTIPVVPYVPAQKGTISQGLTVAGIFQPFQEIDVHGKVSGYIRHIYVDIGDKVHQGQTLAVLEVPELQAEVAGADAGVNQSQQDIARLKSEIAREQASYQAAHANYTRLKQASDQQPGLVAAQELDDALARDRSAESQVEAAKSAVAAAEGKLDVSRADRLRVTSMAQYATITAPFSGVVTMRYADTGALIPAGTSESNAQAVVRLAQSDLLRLRMPIPEQDVPLVAEGSTVMVHVQATGQQFPAKVVRFTRDVSNATRTMLCEVDVPNPKLTLTPGMYANISFLLRQQQGSLVIPTVAVIQGDEPAVFLVDSNNRLERRPVVLGITSANSQEITGGLQIGDHVAVGDLGTLQPREQVQPQLASQDLLSYHASSKAKSKGDQ, encoded by the coding sequence GTGCGAAATCGACGTGTCCTGGCATTCGTGTCGGTTGCCGTGGTGGCAATTGCCCTGCTGGCCCTGGTGCTTCATCGTCATAAGAAAGAGCCTGCTGCCGCGGAGCGCGGCTCAACTATTCCTGTCGTGCCTTATGTTCCTGCTCAGAAGGGCACCATTTCTCAAGGTCTCACCGTGGCTGGCATCTTCCAGCCATTCCAGGAGATCGACGTTCATGGCAAAGTCTCCGGTTATATCCGCCATATCTATGTGGATATAGGAGACAAAGTTCACCAGGGCCAGACGCTTGCTGTACTTGAGGTGCCGGAACTCCAGGCCGAGGTGGCTGGCGCGGATGCTGGCGTGAATCAGTCGCAACAGGATATCGCTCGGCTGAAGAGCGAGATTGCGCGCGAGCAGGCCAGCTACCAGGCGGCGCATGCAAACTATACGCGGCTGAAGCAAGCGTCCGATCAGCAGCCCGGCCTCGTAGCCGCTCAGGAGCTCGATGACGCGCTGGCACGCGACCGCTCGGCCGAGTCCCAGGTCGAGGCTGCGAAGTCCGCTGTCGCCGCTGCGGAAGGAAAACTAGATGTCTCGCGCGCAGATCGATTGCGCGTAACCAGTATGGCGCAGTATGCCACCATCACAGCTCCCTTCTCCGGCGTTGTGACGATGCGCTATGCCGATACCGGCGCGCTCATCCCTGCAGGAACATCAGAGAGCAATGCGCAGGCCGTGGTGCGGCTTGCGCAGAGCGATCTGCTGCGTCTACGTATGCCTATTCCAGAGCAGGATGTTCCGCTCGTTGCCGAAGGCTCGACCGTGATGGTGCATGTTCAAGCCACTGGGCAACAGTTCCCGGCGAAGGTTGTTCGCTTCACACGCGATGTCAGTAATGCCACTCGTACCATGCTTTGTGAAGTAGATGTACCGAACCCCAAGCTCACTCTTACGCCCGGCATGTATGCCAACATCAGCTTCCTTCTCCGGCAGCAGCAAGGCTCGCTCGTGATACCAACAGTTGCCGTAATTCAGGGAGATGAGCCAGCAGTCTTCCTAGTCGATTCGAATAACAGGTTAGAACGGAGACCGGTGGTTTTAGGCATCACCTCGGCAAACAGCCAGGAGATCACCGGTGGTCTTCAGATAGGCGATCACGTAGCCGTGGGCGATCTGGGAACGTTGCAGCCCCGCGAACAGGTGCAACCGCAGCTTGCATCCCAAGACCTGCTCAGCTATCACGCCAGCTCTAAAGCCAAGTCGAAGGGAGACCAGTAA
- a CDS encoding TolC family protein, giving the protein MTDEYGYALRLVSIVQDRLDAGIESPLELKQAHRTALQIQLQQEQLEDEITSLREHFSQLIGLSATQLVTTSSSIPSSPAPLLWSTEHLNEYPDTPGVLSAKMNAFAKRKQANGDSRYTWRPQIAFAAQYGRISPFNGAATYYNLNGNYNTAYAAAQVQLPFSDSARKAKARESLADAQHAEHTVEFLRQQQNTTRVKLQHSVTELGTKAELAQLDRGIAEDQLNAMLVRLTSGNGTDSTPPMTPKDEMNARILERQRYLEMLDATLRLQELQINLLRRNGQLESWIQSAHDAQTSD; this is encoded by the coding sequence ATGACCGATGAATATGGCTATGCTCTCAGGCTGGTTTCCATCGTTCAGGATCGACTTGATGCTGGCATTGAGTCTCCATTGGAACTGAAACAGGCCCATCGCACCGCACTGCAGATCCAGCTGCAGCAGGAGCAGCTTGAGGATGAAATTACGTCGCTTCGGGAACACTTCTCTCAACTCATCGGACTGTCTGCCACCCAGCTCGTAACAACGTCGAGTAGCATCCCGTCCAGTCCGGCGCCTCTTCTGTGGTCAACCGAACATCTGAATGAATATCCCGATACGCCTGGCGTACTGTCCGCGAAGATGAATGCGTTCGCAAAGCGCAAACAGGCCAATGGAGATTCACGCTATACATGGCGTCCACAGATTGCATTTGCGGCGCAATATGGGCGAATCAGCCCCTTCAATGGAGCAGCCACTTACTACAATCTCAATGGCAACTACAACACGGCTTATGCTGCCGCTCAGGTTCAATTGCCATTTTCCGATAGTGCTCGTAAAGCGAAGGCTCGTGAGTCATTGGCGGACGCGCAGCATGCCGAGCACACCGTAGAGTTTCTTCGTCAACAACAGAACACCACTCGCGTAAAGCTACAGCATTCGGTCACGGAACTTGGGACCAAGGCAGAACTGGCCCAACTCGATCGAGGCATTGCCGAGGACCAGCTCAATGCCATGCTTGTGCGGCTCACGTCGGGAAATGGAACTGACTCTACTCCGCCGATGACTCCCAAAGATGAGATGAATGCCCGTATCCTTGAGCGGCAGCGCTATCTGGAGATGCTGGATGCGACCCTTCGATTGCAAGAATTGCAGATTAATCTGCTCCGTCGAAACGGGCAGCTCGAGAGCTGGATTCAGTCTGCGCATGATGCCCAAACATCAGATTGA
- a CDS encoding LuxR C-terminal-related transcriptional regulator, giving the protein MERTYSAIGKQGSGVELGISEITVKVHRSSLMRKLEASSLASLIQIAIELQLIPEFAGAN; this is encoded by the coding sequence ATGGAACGAACGTACTCCGCGATTGGCAAACAAGGATCTGGGGTTGAATTAGGTATTAGCGAGATTACGGTGAAAGTCCATCGAAGCAGTCTGATGAGAAAGCTCGAGGCAAGTTCATTGGCTTCGTTAATTCAGATTGCAATCGAACTTCAGCTTATCCCCGAATTTGCAGGAGCAAACTAA